Proteins found in one Quercus robur chromosome 2, dhQueRobu3.1, whole genome shotgun sequence genomic segment:
- the LOC126712962 gene encoding transcription factor HY5, with the protein MQDQATSSIAANSLPSSSEISSSSALQLEVKEGMESDEEIRRVPEIGVESAGTSASGRETGSVAGPDRVQVSGEVQRKRGRSAGDKESKRLKRLLRNRVSAQQARERKKAYLSDLETRVKELEKKNSELEERLSTLQNENQMLRHVLKNTTAGRRGGNNGASNANDGSL; encoded by the exons ATGCAAGACCAAGCAACGAGTTCAATTGCAGCGAATTCTCTGCCTTCAAGCAGTGAAATATCTTCAAGCTCTGCTCTTCAGCTTGAAGTCAAGGAAG GTATGGAGAGTGATGAGGAGATCAGGAGGGTACCGGAGATAGGAGTGGAATCAGCGGGGACCTCAGCCTCGGGAAGAGAGACCGGTTCGGTGGCCGGTCCAGACCGGGTTCAAGTCTCAGGCGAAGTTCAGAGAAAGAGAGGCAGAAGTGCAGGTGACAAAGAAAGCAAGCGACTAAAGAG GTTGCTGAGGAACAGAGTATCAGCACAACAAGCAAGGGAGAGGAAGAAGGCATACTTGAGTGATTTGGAAACGAGGGTGAAAGAGTTGGAGAAGAAGAATTCTGAGCTAGAAGAGAGGCTGTCCACCTTGCAGAATGAGAATCAAATGCTTAGACAT GTATTGAAAAACACAACAGCAGGCAGAAGAGGAGGAAATAATGGTGCTAGTAATGCCAATGATGGGTCCTTATAA